Sequence from the candidate division WOR-3 bacterium genome:
ACTTATGTACGCCGTGATATGCCGCGGCGGTGAGGCACGGGGTGTCTTCGGTGGTGTGAGTATTCCTTTGCCTGAAGGTCTTTCCATCACGAGAGTGAGGATTTCCGCTGAGATGCTTGCAGCTTTAAAAAAAGACGTCAAATGGTGTGATTGTTTGATAATGTCCGCGGCTGTGGGTGATTACAGACCGGTGAGTTCATCACCGAAAAAGATCCATGATGAGAGATTAAAGATCAGTATGAAGAAGAACAGGGACATTCTTAAGGAATTGAAGAAATATAAGGGTGGCGGATGTTTCATCGGCTTCTCCTTAGAAGACAGGGAGCAGTTAAAATACGGCAGGAGGAAACTGCATGAAAAAGGATTGGATTTCATTGTACTCAATTCTTCAAAGGCGATCGCCGATGATCGAATAGACGCGCGGATATTAAAGAAGGACGGTTCGGTCGTTAAATGCACCGGTCTGAGCAAATGGGAATTGGCCAACAAAATTCTCGATGAGTATATAAAAGAATTTAATTGAATAGAATCATCATATAGATAGCAAATGGAAGAAAAACGCGTCCCTCCACATTCATTAGAGGCTGAAGAAGCAGTACTGGGGGCGGCTCTTTTAGACCCCAATGCCCTTCCCAAGATAATGGAGATCCTCAGGGAAGAACATTTTTATTCACCGGCGCATCAGAAAATTTACAGGGCGATCCTGGAACTGTTTAATGAGAACGTTACCGCGGATCTGGTGACTGTCACGGACTGGCTCAAGCAGAATAAGATGCTCGATAATATCGGTGGCCCCGAGTATATTTCGAATATCGTCGCCAATGTTTTGACGACGGCGAATGTTGAGCATCACGCACGGGTTGTGCTGGATAAAGCAATCAAAAGGACCATTATCCAGACTTCGATGGAATTGCTCAAAAACAGTTTTGAGGACAGCCAGAGCGCCGCCGAGCTCGTTGATTACGCCCAGAATTCAGTATTCCAGATTAAAGAGTTCGGGTTGCGTAAAGACCCCACCCATATACGAAGTTATATCACCGGTATACTCGAGTCGGCTGAAGCGATGCGCGGTGAGCGGATGATCACCGGTGTGGAGACGGGTTATTACAAACTCGATGAGATGACGTCGGGATTTCAAAAAGGGGACTTCATCGTCATTGCGGGTCGTCCGTCCATGGGGAAGACCGCTTTTGTTTTGAATATCGCTTCATATGCGGCGATCGAAAACAATGTACCCATCGGTATATTTTCACTCGAGATGTCCGGTGAAGCGCTGGTGCAGAGACTGCTCTGCAGTGAAGCGAAGGTCAGTTTGAGAAATCTGAGACGGGGTATGTTGAAGAATGAAGATTGGGTCAATCTCGCAACCGCGGCGGGTAATCTTGACAAAGCTCCTATTTATATTGATGATTCTGCTACACTCTCCATTTATGAGCTGAAAGCCAAATCAAGGCGTTTAAAGGCGGAACACGACATCCAGTTGATTATGGTCGATTATCTTCAGCTGCTGGAAGGGCCGAAGACATTCCGTACCACATCAAGGCAACAGGAAATTTCCGAAATATCGCGGGCGCTCAAAGGACTGGCAAAAGAACTGGATATACCGTTGATTGTGGTATCTCAGCTCTCACGGATGCCGGAGCATCGTAATGATAAGCGACCCCTGCTTGCGGATTTAAGGGAGAGCGGTGCAATCGAACAGGACGCCGACGTCGTGATCTTCATCTATCGGGATGAGGTGTACAATAAGGAGACAGAGAAAAAAGGAATCGCCGAAGTACACGTCGCCAAACAGCGTAACGGACCGACCGGCGTACTTGAATTGGGGTTTCAGGGTGATTATACATTGTTCGCAAATATAACATTCAGGGAAGAGGTTATTCCCGAAGAAGAGGAAGAAGAGTATGAACCTTTTTAGTATGATCGGCGATTTTTCGATCTTCTTTTTCCGGAGTCTCTTCATTCCGTGGAAGATAAGGGTGACAAAGTGGCGCATCCTGCAGCAGATATACTACATCGGAGTCGGTTCACTTCCGATTATCGTCGTGATTGCGACTTTCACCGGCCTGGTCTCCACGGTTCAGACATCTTATCAGTTGATCGGTACGGTACCGCGTTACATCCTCGGTGTCACGGTGGGACGTATGGTGATGATTGAATTGGGGCCGATCCTGACATCGCTCATGGTCAGTGGCCGCTGTGCATCGTCGATGGCCGCTGAAATCGGAACGATGAGGGTCACAGAACAGATCGATGCGCTCGAAACAATGGCGATTGATCCCTATCAATTCTTGAACCTGCCGCGTATCATCGGTACAATCATCGCCCTGCCCATCCTGACCGTTGTCTGCGAATTCATCGCCCTGGTTTCCGGCTCATTTTACGCCCATTATTTTCTTAATATTCCAATCAGTGTATTCAACTACGGACTCACCCACTATTTTTATCCCAAGGACTTTTTCGGCGGCCTGGTGAAGTCTCTGTTCTTCGCCCTGGTCATCGCAACCTCAGGGTGTTATTTCGGTTTCAAGGTGAAGGGTGGAGCAAAAGAGGTGGGTAAAGCGGCGACCTACGCGGTGGTCACCTCCTCGATATTGATCTTAATTTTGGACTTCCTTGTCGCACTGGTCGTGTTCGGATGATTAGAGTAAGGAATTTATCGAAAAGATTCGATTCACTTATTGTTCTTGATGATGTAAGTTTTGATGTTGAAGAAGCGAAGCTGGTTGTCATACTCGGTCCTTCAGGTACCGGTAAGACCGTGCTTTTGAAATCGATACTGGGATTGATTCCGGTGGACAGCGGTGAAGTTTATTTCGACGAGAGGGTCGTTCAATCTGCGGGCAAAAAAGAGTTATACGAGATACGAAAGGAGATCGGTTTCGTCTTTCAGGGAACGGCTCTTTTCGACTCGATGAATATTATGGATAATATCGCCTTGCCTCTGCTGGAACACACCAGGATGTCGGCTTCAGAGATAAAGAAGAAGGTTATGGATATTATGGAGATCATCGGTCTGCCCGGCAAAGAAGGGCTTTTTCCGCCGTCGCTCTCAGGAGGGATGAAACGGCTCGTCGCTGTTGGAAGGGCGCTCGCCCTTGATCCGAAATATATCTTTTACGATGAGCCGACCACCGGGCTCGATCCTGTCATGCGCGAGCGGGTGGTAGAATTGATTATCAATTTAAAGAGCAAATATTCCAAAAGCGGAATCGTCGTCACCCATGACCTCGATACTGCGAGAGCGGTGGGAGATGATATTTATATGTTGAAGAAAGGGAAGATTAATAAACTTAAAGAGATCGGAAAGGATATTTACAATGGCTAAACAAATAAAAACGACATTGGTCGGAATATTCATTATTGCAGGCATAATTCTTTTTGTCGTACTTTATACCTGGCTTTCCGGTAAGATAAGTATGAGAAATACTTATGATATAGTGGTCTATTTCCAGGATGTGACCGGTCTGAAGACAGGCGATCCGGTTTTGATCTACGGTATAGAGAAAGGAAAGGTTAAGGCGCTTGATATTGACAGCGGCAGGGTCCGTGTGGTTCTGGCTATTGAGCGTGATTTGATTCTTCCGGAAGATTCCAAGATCGCCGTTCGTTCGATCAGCTATATCGGTTCGGATAGATTCATAAAGATTACACCCGGCAAAGGAAGTAAAAAAGCCGTGGTCTATCAGGGTGAGAATGAAACC
This genomic interval carries:
- a CDS encoding ATP-binding cassette domain-containing protein, producing MIRVRNLSKRFDSLIVLDDVSFDVEEAKLVVILGPSGTGKTVLLKSILGLIPVDSGEVYFDERVVQSAGKKELYEIRKEIGFVFQGTALFDSMNIMDNIALPLLEHTRMSASEIKKKVMDIMEIIGLPGKEGLFPPSLSGGMKRLVAVGRALALDPKYIFYDEPTTGLDPVMRERVVELIINLKSKYSKSGIVVTHDLDTARAVGDDIYMLKKGKINKLKEIGKDIYNG
- the dnaB gene encoding replicative DNA helicase; amino-acid sequence: MEEKRVPPHSLEAEEAVLGAALLDPNALPKIMEILREEHFYSPAHQKIYRAILELFNENVTADLVTVTDWLKQNKMLDNIGGPEYISNIVANVLTTANVEHHARVVLDKAIKRTIIQTSMELLKNSFEDSQSAAELVDYAQNSVFQIKEFGLRKDPTHIRSYITGILESAEAMRGERMITGVETGYYKLDEMTSGFQKGDFIVIAGRPSMGKTAFVLNIASYAAIENNVPIGIFSLEMSGEALVQRLLCSEAKVSLRNLRRGMLKNEDWVNLATAAGNLDKAPIYIDDSATLSIYELKAKSRRLKAEHDIQLIMVDYLQLLEGPKTFRTTSRQQEISEISRALKGLAKELDIPLIVVSQLSRMPEHRNDKRPLLADLRESGAIEQDADVVIFIYRDEVYNKETEKKGIAEVHVAKQRNGPTGVLELGFQGDYTLFANITFREEVIPEEEEEEYEPF
- a CDS encoding MCE family protein — encoded protein: MAKQIKTTLVGIFIIAGIILFVVLYTWLSGKISMRNTYDIVVYFQDVTGLKTGDPVLIYGIEKGKVKALDIDSGRVRVVLAIERDLILPEDSKIAVRSISYIGSDRFIKITPGKGSKKAVVYQGENETLDLEALIPQFDSLISFIKELKPEELTDMVTRLSKSIDKSIKELSSMLKQPTKKLGDVVDKIEHVVDELDSLSVLLKGDGTVGRLLKSDELYQEVRGTNQELKELIKDIRENPQKYINVKIF
- a CDS encoding ABC transporter permease, which translates into the protein MNLFSMIGDFSIFFFRSLFIPWKIRVTKWRILQQIYYIGVGSLPIIVVIATFTGLVSTVQTSYQLIGTVPRYILGVTVGRMVMIELGPILTSLMVSGRCASSMAAEIGTMRVTEQIDALETMAIDPYQFLNLPRIIGTIIALPILTVVCEFIALVSGSFYAHYFLNIPISVFNYGLTHYFYPKDFFGGLVKSLFFALVIATSGCYFGFKVKGGAKEVGKAATYAVVTSSILILILDFLVALVVFG